In one Tissierellales bacterium genomic region, the following are encoded:
- a CDS encoding CPBP family intramembrane metalloprotease: MEEQAVYEVKLKPKVNTKKGNLFFLAALIFMILTSIALLFVDILPTTRTILVEYGLVILTIIFFIITKQPVKDVMRFNKPGIVNMILVFPLAFCLMPAVGFLSALTSLFVKNHIAEAISQFPTMSLGMWLFMLAVTPAICEEVIMRGVILGNYKHVSIKKAALMNGLMFGILHLNINQFVYAFVLGVVMAYIVYYTGSIFPSMLLHFCINGISAFASWVVQVFSKYFDGMTVAEIANKQDTLEILPKQAVFAVIGAALAYLIVRTYKVINEGKYEEAEDVEGEKVFDVYIIISIVIFIGFMIKMGA, from the coding sequence ATGGAAGAGCAAGCAGTTTATGAAGTAAAATTGAAACCTAAAGTAAATACTAAAAAGGGAAATTTATTTTTCTTGGCCGCATTGATTTTCATGATATTAACAAGTATAGCATTGTTATTTGTTGATATTTTGCCAACAACCAGAACGATACTTGTAGAATATGGGCTTGTGATTTTAACCATCATATTTTTCATAATTACAAAGCAACCAGTCAAAGATGTTATGAGGTTTAATAAGCCTGGAATAGTTAATATGATATTGGTATTTCCGCTAGCATTTTGTTTGATGCCTGCGGTAGGTTTTTTATCAGCACTTACATCGTTATTTGTAAAAAATCATATAGCAGAGGCTATTAGCCAATTTCCGACCATGTCACTAGGTATGTGGCTATTTATGTTAGCAGTGACTCCAGCTATTTGTGAAGAAGTTATAATGCGTGGCGTGATATTGGGCAATTATAAACATGTTAGCATAAAAAAAGCTGCGCTAATGAATGGCTTGATGTTTGGCATACTTCATCTAAATATAAATCAATTTGTATACGCATTTGTATTAGGAGTAGTAATGGCATACATTGTCTATTACACAGGATCTATATTTCCATCGATGTTACTCCATTTTTGTATAAATGGCATATCTGCATTTGCAAGTTGGGTAGTACAGGTATTTTCAAAGTATTTCGATGGCATGACGGTAGCAGAGATTGCAAACAAACAAGATACTCTAGAAATACTACCGAAACAAGCAGTTTTTGCAGTTATAGGAGCGGCTCTTGCATATCTCATAGTCAGAACTTATAAAGTGATAAATGAAGGGAAGTATGAAGAGGCTGAAGATGTAGAAGGTGAAAAGGTATTTGATGTTTATATTATAATATCTATAGTTATATTCATTGGTTTTATGATAAAAATGGGTGCTTAA